One stretch of Pseudomonas azotoformans DNA includes these proteins:
- a CDS encoding branched-chain amino acid ABC transporter permease gives MTFFFETLLGGLLAGTMYSLVAIGFVLIYKASGVFNFAQGAMLLFAALTFVSLHDQGVPFALALLLTVIVMSVGALLIERLVLRPLVNRSQITLFMATLGLSFIIEGLAQGLMGSQVRALDLGIDDVPLFVGPLMLSQFDLIAAAAAVVLVTVLALLFNKTRIGVSLRAVADDTTAALSIGINLNRIWQIVWAVAGIVGLVAGLLWGARQGVQFSLSLVVLKALPVLIIGGFTSIGGAIVGGLIVGAAENLAEVYIGPLIGGGITPWFAYVLALAFLYIRPAGLFGERAIERV, from the coding sequence ATGACGTTTTTCTTTGAAACCCTGCTCGGCGGCCTGCTCGCCGGCACCATGTATTCGTTGGTCGCCATCGGCTTCGTGCTGATCTACAAGGCCAGTGGCGTGTTCAATTTTGCCCAGGGCGCGATGCTGCTGTTTGCTGCACTGACGTTCGTCAGCCTGCATGACCAGGGCGTGCCATTTGCCCTGGCGTTGCTGCTCACGGTGATTGTGATGAGCGTCGGCGCCTTGTTGATCGAGCGCCTGGTGCTGCGGCCATTGGTGAACCGTTCACAGATCACGCTGTTTATGGCCACGCTGGGCCTGTCGTTCATTATCGAAGGCCTGGCCCAGGGCTTGATGGGCTCCCAGGTGCGGGCGCTGGACCTGGGCATCGACGACGTGCCGCTGTTCGTCGGCCCGCTGATGCTCAGCCAGTTCGACCTGATCGCCGCCGCCGCTGCGGTGGTGCTGGTGACAGTGCTGGCACTGCTGTTCAACAAGACCCGCATCGGTGTGTCGCTGCGCGCAGTGGCGGATGACACCACGGCGGCGCTTTCCATCGGCATCAACCTCAACCGCATCTGGCAGATCGTCTGGGCCGTGGCCGGCATCGTCGGGCTGGTCGCCGGGCTGCTGTGGGGCGCGCGCCAGGGCGTGCAGTTCTCGTTGTCGCTGGTGGTGCTCAAGGCTTTGCCGGTGTTGATCATCGGCGGGTTTACCTCGATTGGCGGGGCGATTGTCGGCGGACTGATTGTCGGCGCGGCGGAGAACCTCGCCGAGGTCTACATCGGCCCGTTGATCGGCGGCGGTATCACGCCGTGGTTCGCCTACGTCTTGGCCCTGGCCTTCCTGTATATCCGCCCCGCCGGCCTGTTCGGCGAGCGCGCCATCGAGCGAGTCTGA
- a CDS encoding DMT family transporter: protein MTTPNASPRFNRFSKAECILVVITMIWGGTFLLVQHAMTVSGPMFFVGLRFAAAALVVGFFTLRTLRDLTLLELKAGVFIGVSIMFGYGLQTIGLQSIPSSQSAFITALYVPFVPLLQWLVLGRRPTLMPSIGIMLAFTGLMLLTGPAGASFNFSPGEIATLICAMAVAAEIILISAYAGQVDVRRVTVVQLATASVLSFLMVVPMGEALPGFSWLLVFSAVGLGLTSAVIQVAMNWAQRSVSPTRATLIYAGEPVWAGVIGRIAGERFAPIAMVGAALIVVAVIVSEMKTKGQKALELELEEELEQKRQN, encoded by the coding sequence ATGACCACCCCGAACGCCTCCCCTCGTTTCAACCGTTTCAGCAAAGCCGAATGCATCTTGGTGGTGATCACCATGATCTGGGGCGGCACCTTTTTGCTGGTGCAACATGCGATGACGGTCAGTGGGCCGATGTTTTTTGTCGGTCTGCGCTTTGCGGCGGCGGCGCTTGTGGTGGGGTTCTTTACCTTGCGCACCCTGCGCGACCTGACCCTGCTGGAATTGAAGGCCGGGGTCTTCATCGGCGTGTCGATCATGTTTGGCTACGGCTTGCAGACCATCGGCCTGCAGAGCATTCCCAGCAGCCAATCGGCGTTTATTACCGCGCTGTATGTGCCATTCGTGCCGTTATTGCAGTGGCTGGTACTGGGGCGGCGGCCGACACTGATGCCGAGCATCGGCATCATGCTGGCGTTTACCGGGCTGATGCTGTTGACCGGGCCGGCGGGCGCGTCCTTCAATTTCAGCCCCGGTGAAATCGCCACGCTGATCTGCGCAATGGCGGTAGCGGCCGAAATCATTCTGATCAGCGCCTATGCCGGCCAAGTGGATGTACGCCGCGTCACCGTGGTGCAACTGGCCACCGCGTCGGTGTTGTCATTCCTGATGGTGGTGCCGATGGGCGAGGCGCTGCCGGGGTTTTCCTGGTTGCTGGTGTTCAGCGCGGTGGGCCTGGGCTTGACCAGTGCGGTGATCCAGGTGGCGATGAACTGGGCGCAACGCAGTGTTTCACCGACGCGGGCCACCCTGATATACGCAGGTGAGCCGGTATGGGCCGGTGTGATCGGACGCATTGCCGGTGAACGTTTTGCCCCCATCGCCATGGTCGGAGCGGCGTTGATCGTGGTCGCGGTGATTGTCAGCGAGATGAAGACCAAGGGGCAAAAGGCACTGGAGCTGGAACTGGAAGAAGAGCTGGAGCAGAAGCGCCAGAACTGA
- a CDS encoding AMP-binding protein translates to MSVHELNRPLTLEWPAELLGNLPKALEQLRHWAQITPLHTALRHKRQGQWYAWRWIDALRDVERLADGLRQQGFSEQSRLALSGAFEPNLLLLALAAHSIGGQVLTLADDLEPEALQQHLWRIRPTHSYVQGRQTARHWQSANLLDFAQLLGPLAPTQHLARWWQPTGEILLWSEEGTHWQGGLAVVLEQWLNSGHGLAFPESLASARRDRSEVAPTGLLLSPARLQHLADEIESRLAPHGTWRRRLCDWAIAHPQSGLRRLLKNRVRRLLGFQRLAYIWQPVKATPSPVWLAQFKRDIA, encoded by the coding sequence ATGAGCGTGCACGAACTCAACCGTCCGCTGACCCTGGAATGGCCCGCCGAACTGCTCGGCAACCTGCCCAAGGCCCTGGAACAACTGCGCCACTGGGCGCAGATCACGCCGCTGCACACCGCCCTGCGCCATAAGCGCCAGGGCCAGTGGTACGCGTGGCGCTGGATCGACGCCTTGCGCGATGTGGAACGCCTGGCCGATGGCTTGCGCCAGCAGGGGTTCAGCGAGCAATCGCGGCTGGCCCTCAGCGGTGCGTTCGAGCCGAACCTGCTATTGCTGGCGCTGGCGGCGCACAGCATCGGCGGGCAGGTGCTGACCCTGGCCGATGACCTGGAGCCCGAGGCACTGCAACAGCACCTGTGGCGCATTCGCCCGACTCATTCCTATGTGCAGGGCCGCCAGACCGCGCGGCACTGGCAGTCGGCCAACTTGTTGGATTTTGCCCAGTTGCTCGGCCCGTTGGCGCCGACGCAACACCTGGCACGCTGGTGGCAGCCCACGGGGGAAATCCTGTTGTGGAGCGAAGAGGGCACCCACTGGCAGGGCGGTCTGGCGGTGGTGCTGGAGCAATGGCTGAACAGCGGTCACGGTCTGGCCTTCCCGGAGAGCCTGGCCTCGGCGCGGCGCGACCGCAGCGAAGTCGCACCCACCGGCCTGCTGTTGTCGCCCGCACGCTTGCAGCACCTGGCCGACGAGATCGAAAGCCGCCTGGCGCCCCACGGCACCTGGCGCCGACGCTTGTGCGACTGGGCCATCGCCCACCCGCAAAGCGGCCTGCGGCGCCTGCTGAAAAACCGCGTGCGCCGGCTCCTGGGGTTCCAGCGCCTGGCGTACATCTGGCAACCCGTCAAAGCCACGCCTTCACCGGTGTGGCTGGCGCAATTCAAACGGGACATCGCATGA
- a CDS encoding ABC transporter ATP-binding protein: MSQAILQVRDISLSFKGVKAINALSFEVLRGEICALIGPNGAGKSSLLNVLNGVYRFDAGEIVFEDQHFHRIDPLGAALRGIGRTFQNNALFKKMSVFDNILTGLSRHMRSSFIEQALGLPRARREAEAFRLRAQGILEFLELQAHRDVLVGNLSYGLQKRVELGRALIAEPSLLLLDEPMAGMNAEEKQEMARFVADVNRDLGTTVVLIEHDMGVVMGLSDHVVVLDYGRKVGDGSPADVQANPEVIAAYLGVVNG, encoded by the coding sequence ATGAGCCAGGCCATTTTGCAGGTGCGGGATATCTCGCTGTCGTTCAAGGGGGTCAAGGCGATCAATGCCTTGTCCTTCGAGGTGTTGCGCGGCGAGATCTGCGCGTTGATCGGGCCGAATGGTGCCGGCAAGAGTTCGCTGCTCAATGTGCTCAATGGCGTGTATCGCTTCGATGCCGGCGAGATTGTCTTCGAAGACCAGCACTTCCACCGTATCGATCCGTTGGGCGCCGCGCTCCGCGGCATTGGGCGCACCTTCCAGAACAACGCGCTGTTCAAGAAAATGAGCGTGTTCGACAACATCCTCACCGGCCTGTCGCGGCATATGCGCAGCAGCTTTATCGAACAGGCCCTCGGCTTGCCTCGCGCACGCCGGGAAGCCGAGGCGTTCCGGTTGCGCGCACAGGGCATTCTCGAATTCCTGGAGCTGCAAGCCCACCGCGATGTGCTGGTGGGCAACCTGTCCTACGGCCTGCAAAAACGCGTGGAACTGGGTCGGGCGTTGATCGCAGAGCCGAGCTTGTTGCTGCTGGACGAGCCCATGGCGGGCATGAACGCCGAAGAAAAACAGGAAATGGCGCGCTTCGTCGCCGATGTAAACCGCGACCTCGGCACCACCGTGGTGTTGATCGAACACGACATGGGCGTGGTCATGGGCCTGTCCGACCATGTGGTGGTGCTCGACTACGGGCGCAAGGTCGGCGACGGCTCCCCAGCCGACGTGCAGGCCAATCCCGAGGTGATCGCGGCTTACCTGGGAGTGGTAAACGGATGA
- a CDS encoding helix-turn-helix domain-containing protein, with the protein MHKENPHRASVLQHVSQNVRRLRHAADLSQTALSEKSGVSRRMLVAIEAGEKNVSLSTLDRVAEALDVAFSDLIQAPDAPDHSRINELAWAGEIPGSKAVLLAKATARREVELWEMQLEPGDRYSPDPDPDGWSVQLFVFQGCLTLLVGDEEKHVAAGEFYMFASRHVHGYRNDGDVAVRFVRNVVI; encoded by the coding sequence GTGCACAAAGAAAATCCACATCGGGCCTCGGTCCTGCAGCACGTCAGCCAGAACGTCCGTCGCCTGCGCCACGCCGCCGACCTGAGCCAGACTGCGCTCTCGGAAAAATCCGGGGTCAGCCGGCGCATGCTGGTGGCCATCGAGGCGGGCGAAAAGAACGTCAGCCTGTCCACCCTCGACCGCGTGGCCGAAGCGTTGGACGTGGCTTTCAGCGACCTGATCCAGGCGCCCGATGCCCCCGACCACAGCCGCATCAATGAACTGGCCTGGGCCGGTGAAATCCCCGGCAGCAAGGCGGTGTTGCTGGCCAAGGCCACGGCGCGGCGTGAAGTCGAGTTGTGGGAGATGCAACTGGAGCCGGGCGATCGCTACAGCCCGGACCCCGACCCGGACGGCTGGAGCGTGCAGCTATTTGTATTCCAAGGCTGCCTCACGCTGCTGGTGGGCGATGAAGAAAAGCACGTCGCTGCCGGTGAGTTTTATATGTTCGCCAGCCGTCACGTGCATGGCTATCGCAATGACGGCGACGTGGCGGTGCGCTTTGTGCGCAATGTGGTGATCTAA
- a CDS encoding branched-chain amino acid ABC transporter permease produces the protein MSIPLVQHAAPLLLIQRRIPWALIGLLALAFIGVPLWGNDYWLNAILIPFLVLSLAGLGLNLLTGYTGQTSVGAAGFMAVGAFATYGFLLRLPELGLPLALLGGGVISALVGLLFGLPSSRIKGFYLMVTTLAAQFFLEWLFVKFPWFYNYGSSGTISAPRLALFGHDLNTPLGRYLLTLVTVLLLTWTALNLVRSQVGRNWMAIRDMDTAAAVVGIPVVRYKRLAFAVSSFYLGIAGALWAFAYLGTASASSFDINRSFQILFIIIIGGMGSIAGNFVGAAFISLLPIFLSHAGQALFGGSVDAGQLQNLQKIIFGVLIIVFLIKEPEGLIRLLHNLRDRVRQWPLRF, from the coding sequence ATGTCGATCCCTCTTGTACAACACGCCGCGCCGTTGCTGCTGATTCAGCGGCGCATTCCCTGGGCCTTGATCGGCCTGTTGGCACTGGCCTTTATCGGGGTGCCGCTGTGGGGCAATGACTATTGGCTCAATGCGATCCTGATCCCGTTCCTGGTGCTGTCATTGGCCGGGCTGGGCCTGAACCTGCTCACCGGCTACACCGGCCAGACCTCGGTGGGCGCGGCCGGCTTCATGGCCGTCGGTGCGTTTGCCACCTACGGTTTTCTGCTGCGCCTGCCGGAGCTGGGTTTGCCCTTGGCGCTGCTCGGCGGCGGGGTCATCAGTGCGTTGGTCGGCCTGCTGTTCGGCCTGCCCAGCTCGCGGATCAAGGGCTTCTACCTGATGGTCACCACCCTGGCCGCGCAGTTTTTCCTGGAGTGGCTGTTCGTCAAGTTTCCCTGGTTTTACAACTACGGTTCGTCCGGGACCATTTCCGCGCCTAGGCTGGCGCTGTTCGGCCATGACCTCAACACACCGTTGGGCCGTTACCTGCTGACCCTGGTCACCGTACTGCTGCTGACCTGGACCGCCCTCAACCTGGTGCGCAGCCAGGTCGGCCGCAACTGGATGGCGATCCGCGACATGGACACCGCCGCCGCCGTGGTCGGCATCCCGGTGGTGCGCTACAAGCGTCTGGCGTTCGCAGTCAGCTCGTTCTACCTGGGCATAGCCGGCGCGCTGTGGGCCTTTGCCTACCTGGGCACGGCCAGCGCCAGCAGCTTTGATATCAACCGCTCCTTCCAGATCCTGTTCATCATCATTATCGGCGGCATGGGCAGTATCGCCGGCAACTTTGTCGGCGCGGCCTTCATCAGTTTGCTGCCGATCTTCCTCAGCCACGCCGGGCAGGCACTGTTCGGCGGCTCGGTGGATGCGGGGCAGTTGCAGAACCTGCAGAAAATCATTTTTGGCGTGTTGATCATCGTGTTCCTGATCAAGGAACCCGAGGGCTTGATTCGCCTGTTGCACAACCTGCGTGATCGCGTGCGGCAGTGGCCGCTGCGTTTCTGA
- a CDS encoding SfnB family sulfur acquisition oxidoreductase, whose protein sequence is MSAHPQHPAHIIRSDAQAIEVATRLAARFAVEASARDRERRLPVAELDEFSASGLWGITIPKAYGGAGVSYVTVAEVIKLISAADPSLGQIPQNHLGVVDILLQTATEAQKQYYFGKVLQGYRFGNAFSEAKSKNAGTFDTQIRFHGDTAQINGEKFYCTGALFAHLVPTVGNNEAGQAFIAFVERDAPGLNVIDSWDGFGQRTTASGGVTLDGVTVPLSAVIPAHQAFDQPTANGPISQIIQAAVDTGIALGALEQAKIYARQARPWIDSQQEHGWQDPFTIAAIGDLEWRVHGTEAILAKAGLAVDRALAEPNEDTVANASLVVAQAKVLSAETALLASSKLFELAGTRSVTGKHNLDRFWRNARTHTLHDPARWKYHLIGNYVLNGVKPARHAWN, encoded by the coding sequence ATGTCAGCCCACCCTCAACACCCTGCCCATATCATCCGCTCTGACGCGCAAGCCATCGAGGTCGCCACGCGCCTGGCCGCACGCTTTGCCGTCGAGGCCAGCGCCCGCGACCGTGAGCGGCGCCTGCCAGTGGCCGAGCTTGACGAGTTCTCCGCCAGCGGCCTGTGGGGCATCACCATTCCCAAAGCGTACGGCGGCGCTGGCGTGTCCTATGTGACCGTGGCCGAGGTGATCAAATTGATCTCTGCCGCCGATCCGTCCCTGGGGCAGATCCCACAGAACCACCTGGGCGTGGTGGACATCCTGCTGCAAACCGCGACCGAGGCACAAAAACAGTATTACTTCGGCAAAGTCCTCCAGGGCTACCGTTTCGGCAACGCCTTTTCCGAAGCCAAGAGCAAGAACGCCGGCACCTTCGATACCCAGATTCGCTTTCACGGCGATACCGCGCAGATCAACGGCGAGAAGTTCTACTGCACAGGCGCGCTGTTCGCTCACCTGGTGCCTACCGTCGGTAACAATGAAGCCGGCCAGGCCTTCATCGCCTTTGTCGAACGCGACGCGCCCGGCCTGAACGTGATCGACAGTTGGGACGGCTTCGGCCAGCGCACCACCGCCAGTGGTGGCGTGACCCTGGATGGTGTGACCGTGCCCTTGAGCGCGGTGATCCCTGCGCATCAGGCTTTTGACCAGCCCACCGCCAATGGTCCGATTTCGCAGATCATCCAGGCGGCGGTCGATACCGGTATCGCCCTCGGGGCCCTTGAACAGGCGAAGATTTACGCACGCCAGGCGCGACCCTGGATCGACAGCCAGCAGGAACACGGCTGGCAAGACCCGTTCACCATCGCCGCCATCGGCGACCTGGAATGGCGTGTGCACGGCACCGAAGCGATCCTCGCCAAGGCCGGGCTGGCCGTAGACCGTGCCCTTGCCGAGCCCAATGAAGACACCGTCGCCAACGCTTCGCTGGTGGTCGCCCAGGCCAAAGTCCTCTCCGCCGAAACCGCCTTGCTCGCCAGCAGCAAACTCTTCGAGCTGGCCGGCACCCGCTCGGTCACCGGCAAGCACAACCTCGACCGCTTCTGGCGCAATGCGCGCACCCATACTCTGCACGACCCGGCCCGCTGGAAATACCACCTGATCGGCAACTACGTGCTCAACGGCGTGAAGCCTGCGCGCCACGCCTGGAACTGA
- a CDS encoding acyl-CoA dehydrogenase: MTALNLARQLLDSTRRHVENSTDPYVISRFGDLQIRVDVAAALFERAETHPSPVAATEAQIAAAEALIAASNAEFELTGQRTALPASLDDPLRTKYQIVGNYHLNGVL, from the coding sequence ATGACTGCACTGAACCTTGCGCGCCAACTGCTGGACAGCACCCGCCGCCACGTTGAAAACAGCACCGACCCCTACGTGATCAGCCGTTTCGGCGACTTGCAGATTCGCGTCGATGTGGCTGCGGCTTTGTTTGAACGCGCCGAAACCCACCCCAGCCCCGTCGCGGCTACCGAAGCGCAAATCGCCGCCGCCGAAGCCCTGATCGCCGCGAGCAATGCCGAGTTCGAACTCACCGGCCAACGCACCGCGTTGCCGGCGAGCCTTGATGACCCGCTGCGTACGAAGTACCAGATCGTCGGCAACTACCACCTCAACGGAGTGCTTTGA
- a CDS encoding LLM class flavin-dependent oxidoreductase: protein MSREIRLNAFDMNCVGHQSPGLWAHPRDRSWQYKDLEYWTDLARILERGKFDGLFIADVLGIYDVYNGNGDAAIRQATQVPVNDPLSLIAPMALVTEHLGFGLTASLSFEHPYPFARRLSTLDHLTKGRIGWNIVTSYLESGAKNLGQKAQTEHDARYDYAEEYLEVCYKLWEGSWEEGAVLRDRERRIFSDPSKIHEIRHVGKHFQVPGIHLCEPSPQRTPVLYQAGASSRGKQFAAEQAECVFVAAPSKVLLKKTVADIRRRAAEAGRDPQKILIFNLQTVIVGETDAKAKAKFEEYKSYVSYEGAMALISGWTGIDFSQFKPDEPLKHVHTNAIQSAVEAFSTADPNKVWTPNELADWVGIGGFGPLFVGGPETVADLLQEWVEDTDVDGFNLAYALTHETFIDAVNLLVPELQKRGVYKTEYAQGTLREKLFGVGARLPANHPGAGYRDLAALHYSPVGAGLLANAD, encoded by the coding sequence ATGTCCCGTGAAATCCGCTTGAATGCCTTCGACATGAACTGTGTCGGCCACCAATCCCCTGGCCTGTGGGCGCATCCGCGTGACCGTTCGTGGCAGTACAAGGACCTGGAATACTGGACCGACCTCGCCAGAATCCTTGAGCGCGGCAAGTTCGACGGCCTGTTTATCGCCGACGTGCTGGGTATCTATGACGTCTACAACGGCAACGGCGACGCGGCCATTCGCCAGGCGACGCAGGTGCCGGTCAATGACCCGCTGTCGTTGATCGCGCCGATGGCCTTGGTCACCGAACACCTGGGCTTCGGCCTGACCGCTTCGTTGTCATTCGAACACCCGTACCCGTTCGCTCGCAGACTCTCCACCCTGGACCACCTGACCAAGGGCCGCATCGGCTGGAACATCGTCACCTCCTACCTGGAAAGCGGCGCCAAGAACCTCGGGCAGAAAGCCCAGACCGAACACGATGCGCGCTACGACTACGCCGAGGAATACCTGGAGGTCTGCTACAAGCTCTGGGAAGGCAGTTGGGAGGAGGGCGCCGTGTTGCGTGATCGCGAACGGCGGATTTTCAGCGACCCGAGCAAAATCCACGAGATCCGCCACGTCGGCAAACATTTCCAGGTGCCCGGCATTCACCTCTGCGAACCGTCGCCGCAGCGCACGCCAGTGCTCTACCAGGCGGGCGCGTCCAGCCGTGGCAAGCAGTTCGCCGCCGAACAGGCCGAGTGCGTATTCGTCGCCGCGCCGTCCAAGGTGCTGCTGAAAAAGACCGTCGCCGACATCCGCCGCCGTGCCGCCGAAGCCGGGCGTGACCCGCAGAAAATCCTGATCTTCAACTTGCAGACCGTGATTGTCGGTGAGACCGATGCCAAGGCCAAAGCCAAGTTCGAGGAATACAAATCCTATGTCAGCTACGAAGGTGCGATGGCACTGATTTCCGGCTGGACTGGCATCGACTTCAGCCAGTTCAAACCCGATGAACCGCTCAAGCATGTGCACACCAACGCCATTCAATCGGCGGTAGAGGCGTTCTCGACGGCCGATCCGAACAAGGTCTGGACGCCCAACGAGCTGGCCGATTGGGTCGGCATCGGCGGCTTCGGCCCGCTGTTCGTCGGCGGCCCGGAAACCGTCGCGGACTTGTTGCAGGAGTGGGTCGAAGACACCGATGTGGATGGCTTCAACCTGGCCTACGCGCTGACCCACGAAACCTTCATCGACGCCGTGAACTTGCTGGTGCCGGAGTTGCAGAAGCGTGGGGTGTACAAGACCGAATATGCCCAGGGTACGTTGCGCGAGAAGTTGTTTGGCGTTGGTGCTCGATTGCCGGCGAATCATCCGGGGGCCGGTTACCGTGATTTGGCGGCCTTGCACTATTCCCCTGTGGGAGCGGGCTTGCTCGCGAATGCGGACTGA